The Mycobacterium haemophilum DSM 44634 sequence AGCGCGCGGGAAACCGCCGCAAGTTGCGTGACCACGTCCTTGCAGTCACGGCCCTGCTCAATCATCGCGATCACCCCAGCGAGTTGTCCCTGGGCGCGGCGCAACCGATTGAGCACCGCTGTGATGCTGTCTTCGTTACCAACCATTGGTCCCTCCAGATCGTACCTGAAACTATGTTACCCCAGGGGGTATGTGGCCGACCGGTTATCATCGAAACGATCAGACCCGGAATACCCGTACGGGTATATGTATTATATCTGTCATGAGCGAACACCAACATCATCACGAGGTACTCAATGGCCTCAACCCTCAGCACCGCGCCTTGCGACAGATGATCCCCGGGGTCTACCGCGGATTCGCAGAGATGAGCAACGCCGCGCTCACCTCAGGTGCATTGGACCGAAAAGTTAAAGAGCTCATCGCGGTCGCTGTCGGGGTGGTGGCCGGGTGCGATGGCTGTATCGCCTCGCACGCCCAGGGGGCCGCCCGCGCCGGAGCCTCCAAAGAAGAGGCCGCCGAAGCCATCGGTGTCTCCATCCTCATGCACGGGGGACCGGCGACCATCTACGGCGCTCGCGCATACGACGCATTCTGCGAATTCGCTGATGCGGGCGTCGGTACCACATCGGGATCAGCCCAATGAGAACTACATGGCCCAAGAAAGGATGTGTGCAATGGCCGTAAAGAACCTCACCTTCGCCGATTTCGAATCGACGATCCTGGAAAATCCGATCGTCCTCGTCGACTTCTGGGCGCCGTGGTGCGGCCCATGCCGTGCCTTCGCGCCAGTCTTCGAACGGTCCGCCCGGGACCATCCCGACATCGTTCACGCCAAGGTCGACACCGACGCTGAGCGAGAGCTGGCGGCAGTCGCCGGCATCCGATCTGTTCCCACCACCATGGCGTTTCGCGACGGCGTCCTGGTGCACAGCCAGTCAGGGGCGATGCCCCCGGCAGTGCTGGAAAACCTGATCGGCCAGATCAAAGCCCTCAACATGGCCACCGTGCGCACCAAGATCGCCGAGCGCAAAGCCGCCGCAACGGCTTAGCGCCCGGCAGTCACGACTGCAATCACCATGTGTTATCCCGTGCGCTGCCGGCGTTGTGGCAAGACGACCTGGGCGGGCTGCGGCCAACACGCCGAGAATGTCATGGAATCTATGCCGCCCAATCAACGATGCGTCTGCCGTAACGCTGCCGTGGGGTCGCGGCTTTCATCGTGTGCGGCAACGAATCCCGCTGCAGCATACCGTATCCTGCTCAGGGATGCCTGGGGTGTATGGGGCGTATAGGGCCACAGTTGAGGCCGATAATGCAACCGCCCTCATAGCTGGTGATGTAATCATCATCTCCTGAACGGTCGCCATAGTACGTGCCGGTGAAGAACCCGGAGAAAAAGACCACCGCGACGGCCAAGACCACCGCTGCGGCGCTGGCGACGACAGCAGCCCAGGCTGCAACGGTGTTCGGCCACTTCCATCCTCGCAGTTCGGCCGAATTGTCCTCTTCCGCCACAGTTATCGGCTCGTTAGGTGACATGTTGCTGTCCTTCCTTACAACCAGCGACGACAACATGGATACTGCTTGTCGACCTGCCGTACTGCCAAGGGCACAAAGTCGGTTACATTGGGGACCAAGATAATCCGTATCGCGGAAGGGACTACCGGCGCCCGGCCGATGACCATCGGCCCTACGAACGGTCGCGCGATGGGCTTCATCCTGAAGCCAGCTTGACCACGCGGGAATCATTGAGAAGGGACCATATGCCATGACCGCTCCTGCAGAGCCGGCCGCCGCCACACCTTCCATGCCACGTATCGGCGACGCAGCGCCCGCATTCACTGCCGTCACTACCCAGGGCCGAATCAGCTTTCCCACCGACTACCAAGGAAAATGGGTCATCTTCTTCTCCCACCCAGCTGACTTCACCCCGGTCTGCACAACCGAATTCATGACTTGTGCCTCGATGCAACAACAGTTCGCTGTCTACAACACCCAACTGGTGGGTCTCTCGGTCGACGGGCTTTACAGCCACATCGCCTGGCTGCGAACCATTGAAGAGAAGATCGCCTTCCGTGATCTCAAAAATACCGAAGTCGCCTTTCCGGTAATCGAAGACGTCTCAATGGATATCGCCCGGAAATACGGGATGATCATGCCGGGCGAAGATTCGACCAAGGCAGTACGGGCGGTGTTTGTCATCGACCCAAAGGGCACGATCCGCGCCCTCATCTACTACCCGCTAAGCCTTGGGCGTAACTTCGACGAGTTGCTGCGTGTCATCAAGGCGTTGCAGACCGCCGATCATTTCGGCATCGCAACTCCCGCGAACTGGCAGCCGGGTGAGCCCGTCATCCTCTCTGCGCCCAGCTCATCTAGCGCTGCGCAGGAGCGCATGGCAGGACACGCCGACGGCATCGAGTGCACGGACTGGTTCTTCTGCACCGAGGAACTCTCCGCTGACGCGGTTGAATCCGGCATCCGGGTCGGATAGCGGCAGGGCAGTTTCGATGACAGGTGGACAGCTGCCCGGATGGCGATCTGTTCTCGCTGTGATCGCTCACCCGGACGACGAGTCGTTCGGTTTGGGCGCGATCCTGTCGACGTTCGCCGAGGGGGGAGCAGAGCTAACCGTGCTATGCCTGACCCGTGGCGAGGCGTCGACACTCCATGGAGTCAGCGGCGAGCTGGGCGACATCCGGGCCCGCGAGTTGGCCGCTGCGGCCGAGGTGCTGGGGGTGTCGGAGGTACAGCTGCTGAGTTACCCGGACGGGCATCTCGCCGATACGGCCCCCGGCGAGCTGGCCATCCCGGTCATTGATTTCGCGGAACGATTCGGCACGCAGGGCTTGCTGGTGTTCGACCCGACCGGCGTTACCGGACACCCCGACCATCGGCAGGCAACCGCTGCGGCGCGGGCCGCCGCAGCCAGGCTTGACCTGCCGTTGCTGGGCTGGACGTTGCCCGCCGTCGTCGCGGATGCTCTCAACCGCGAGTACGCCACGGCGTTCGTCGGCCATCGGCGTGGCGACATCGACATGATGGTGCCCGTGGACCGGCGTCGGCAATATCAGGCGGTCCGCGAGCACCCCAGCCAGGCACTGCCAACCAGCGTGTTGTGGAAACGGCTGGAGCTACTGGGGCCATTCGAATATCTGCGCTGGCTGACGGACACACGTTAAGCAGCCCTGCCAGTGCCCGCACTGCTCACCCATCGAGGAGGCCCTGCGCGCCATCACCGGCAACGCGGTCAGATGCCAGGGTCACCGGCGCGGTGCGGGTGGCGCCCGCGGTGTCGGTATAGGTCAACACCACGGTGTCGCCGGGAGTCTTCGACAGGACCACCGCAACCAGGGCCTCAGCGCTGACGATCGCTCGGTCGTCCATCCGGGTGACCACCGTGCCGGGGTCCAGCCCGGCCGTTGCGGCGGGGCTGCCGCTTTTCACCTCGACGATCTTGGCTCCATGGGTGTCGCGGTCGCGGGTCAACCGCACACCCAGATAGGCATGCGACGCGGTACCCGTAGCGACCAACTCGCCCACAATGCGCTTGGCTTGATCGACCGGGATAGCGAAACCGAGCCCAATCGAACCGCTCGGCCCGAGGAGGAAACCCCCGCCGGTGGTCCATATCAACGAGTTCAGGCCGACGAGATCGCCGTTGCTGTCGATCAGCGCTCCACCCGAACTCCCCGGGTTGATTGCCGCGTCGGTCTGGATGGTGTCGAGCGCCGTCCGATGGCCGGTGACGTCGATCGGAGGGGTGAGTATCGGCCGGTGCAGCGCACTGATGATGCCGGTCGTCACGGTGCTCTCGAGGCCCAGCGGTGCCCCGACCGCCACCACCGACTGACCGACGCGAAGCTTGGCCGAGGAGCCAAGGGTGATGGGGGTAAGCCCAGAAATGCCTTGCGCGCGAACAACTGCGACGTCGGTGGTCAGGTCCGTGCCAACCACACTAAACGATGCGGTGCGGCCGTCGGCGAAGGTGGCCACTCTTTTTGGTGGGGCATCGGCGTCAGGGCTGGCATCGAAGCCGGACACGACGTGGCTACTGGTCAGGATCAGGCCGTCGGCAGTCAAGACAATGCCCGAGCCCTCTTCGGACTGGCGACCGGTGTTGGTCTCCAGCTTGACAACACTGGGTACCGCCTTGGCGGCAGCGCGCTCAAGGGAGGAGCTTGGTAATTCAGCCACCGGCCAGGTGGCTGAGGTCCCGCTGCCGGCGCGTTCGTAACCGAATGGGTCGGTAGCCAGTACAGCGGTTGCCGCACTGATCCCGGAGATCGCTGCCACCGCTAGCGTGCCGGCGAACAGTTTCCAATTGCGGAAAATGCTCTGCCGCAGCACATCTACTGCGGTTGCGGCCTGTTCAGGGGGGAGAACTGTGGGCACGCTGCCGGTCTCGGGCTTTGTTGATGCCCGCGCATACAGCTGGTACGTGACCCGGTAGGCCATGGTGCTCCTTGGCTAGCAGTGGTGTCGATTCCATCGTGAGTGCGGCAGGTCGGCGGCGATAGGGACCGAAGTCCTGTGCCGGTGGGGCATTGGTCGCCGGGTTGAATCTTGAAGCGCCCGTGCGCTGGCGCTGCAGCTGCACGCTAGCGTCGGCGGGCGACGATCACCGGTACGCGAGCCGCATGCACGACGGCCATACTGACCGATCCGAGCAGCATTCCGGTGAATCCGCCGCGCCCGTGGCTACCGACCACGACGAGCTGAGCCCAGCGCGCCCTGTCGAGAAGGTGGCGGGCCGGGTGATCCCACACCACCAGCCGATGAACGGTGACATCGGGGTAGCGCTCCTG is a genomic window containing:
- a CDS encoding metal-sensitive transcriptional regulator, with translation MVGNEDSITAVLNRLRRAQGQLAGVIAMIEQGRDCKDVVTQLAAVSRALDRAGFKIVAAGLRECISGNSRGGTPPLTEAELEKLFLALA
- a CDS encoding carboxymuconolactone decarboxylase family protein, yielding MSEHQHHHEVLNGLNPQHRALRQMIPGVYRGFAEMSNAALTSGALDRKVKELIAVAVGVVAGCDGCIASHAQGAARAGASKEEAAEAIGVSILMHGGPATIYGARAYDAFCEFADAGVGTTSGSAQ
- the trxA gene encoding thioredoxin, translating into MAVKNLTFADFESTILENPIVLVDFWAPWCGPCRAFAPVFERSARDHPDIVHAKVDTDAERELAAVAGIRSVPTTMAFRDGVLVHSQSGAMPPAVLENLIGQIKALNMATVRTKIAERKAAATA
- a CDS encoding peroxiredoxin, whose translation is MTAPAEPAAATPSMPRIGDAAPAFTAVTTQGRISFPTDYQGKWVIFFSHPADFTPVCTTEFMTCASMQQQFAVYNTQLVGLSVDGLYSHIAWLRTIEEKIAFRDLKNTEVAFPVIEDVSMDIARKYGMIMPGEDSTKAVRAVFVIDPKGTIRALIYYPLSLGRNFDELLRVIKALQTADHFGIATPANWQPGEPVILSAPSSSSAAQERMAGHADGIECTDWFFCTEELSADAVESGIRVG
- a CDS encoding PIG-L family deacetylase translates to MTGGQLPGWRSVLAVIAHPDDESFGLGAILSTFAEGGAELTVLCLTRGEASTLHGVSGELGDIRARELAAAAEVLGVSEVQLLSYPDGHLADTAPGELAIPVIDFAERFGTQGLLVFDPTGVTGHPDHRQATAAARAAAARLDLPLLGWTLPAVVADALNREYATAFVGHRRGDIDMMVPVDRRRQYQAVREHPSQALPTSVLWKRLELLGPFEYLRWLTDTR
- a CDS encoding S1C family serine protease, whose amino-acid sequence is MAYRVTYQLYARASTKPETGSVPTVLPPEQAATAVDVLRQSIFRNWKLFAGTLAVAAISGISAATAVLATDPFGYERAGSGTSATWPVAELPSSSLERAAAKAVPSVVKLETNTGRQSEEGSGIVLTADGLILTSSHVVSGFDASPDADAPPKRVATFADGRTASFSVVGTDLTTDVAVVRAQGISGLTPITLGSSAKLRVGQSVVAVGAPLGLESTVTTGIISALHRPILTPPIDVTGHRTALDTIQTDAAINPGSSGGALIDSNGDLVGLNSLIWTTGGGFLLGPSGSIGLGFAIPVDQAKRIVGELVATGTASHAYLGVRLTRDRDTHGAKIVEVKSGSPAATAGLDPGTVVTRMDDRAIVSAEALVAVVLSKTPGDTVVLTYTDTAGATRTAPVTLASDRVAGDGAQGLLDG